In Paracoccus contaminans, the genomic stretch CCCTGCAACGGGTCCAACGAAATCGTGAACGGCGCGGATTGCCGGTTTGCGGCGCAGATCGCATGAGGCTTCTTGGCCCACGGCCATTCCTGTGACACTAACCTCGCGTCACGCAACAGTCCCGAAGGGTCCCGGCAATGTTCTTCCGACCGACAAGCTCGGCCATCGCGCTGCTCGCCCTCGCGGGGCCGGCGCTTGCCGATGTCACGCCCGTTCAGGTGTGGCAGAACTGGATCGATTACTACAAGGCCAACGGCTATGTGGTGACCGAAGGGGCGCGCGAGCAGGCAGGCGAGACGCTGTCGCTCAGGAACGTGGTCTTTGCCTATGATGCGCCGCAGGACGGCGCCAAGATCAACCTGTCCGCGCCCGAGATCACGCTGACGGCCACCGGGGACGGCAAGGTCCGCACCGTCTTTTCCGACGAGATGCCGGTCCGGCTGGACTTCACGGACGAGGAGGGCAAGCCCGTCTCGGTCGCGGGGGCGCTGCACATGGCCGATTTCGAGATGATCTCCTCGGGCAGCGCCGGGGACATGACCCATGACAGCCGTGCCGGCGAGGCGGGCGTCACGCTGGCCACCATCACCGATGCCGAGGGTGAGAAGCCGCTGCCGGTATCGGTCAAGCTGGTCAACCTCACCTCGCGCCAGCATGTCGTTGACGGCGCGGCGACGGCCATCGACGCCACCGGCAGCGCCGACCGGCTGGAGCTTTCCGCCGACCTGGGCGATCACGAGGGCCATGCGACCGTCAAGGGCACTCTGGACAAGGTGGCCGGCGAGGTCAGCTATGCCCTGCCCAAGGGGATCAGCATCGGCCAGGATCTGAGCGGCGCGCTGAAGGCGGGCCTGTCCATGTCCGGCAAGCTTTCGACGGAAGGCGTCCTCATGGACATCGCCGCCACCGAAAAGAAAGAGGACGGCGGGGACAAGACCACCCAGGCAAAGGTTGACGCCAAGGGCATCGACCTGACCTTCAGCCTGGCGCAGGACGGGATGAAATATCAGACCAGTTCCGATGCCAGCTCGGTCGAGGTCAAATCGCCCGATCTGCCCTTCCCGATCAGCTATGCGGCCCAGAGCACGACCGGCGATTTCCAGGTGCCGGTTTCCAAATCGGACCAGCCGCAGCCCTTCAAGTTCGCCTATTCGGTCGCCGGCCTGACGATCGGCGATGCGCTGTGGAATTCCTTCGATCCCGGCAAGAAGCTGCCGCGCGATCCGGCCAGCATCGACCTCGACCTGACCGGCATGGCCAAGATCAACGCCGACCTGTTCGATCCCGCCCTTGCCGAGACGGCCACGCAGGCTGACGCAGCGGCACCCGCGCCCGGCAAGGATCCCGAACAGGCCGCCGACGAGGCGGAAGCCGCCGCGGGCGGCAGCGCCCCGGATGCCGCAGCCGACGGGACCGCAGCCGATGGGGCCACAGCAGACGGAGCCGCGGCGGAGGGAACCGACACGTCCGAGATGCCCGCCGCCACGCCCGATCCCTTCGCCCCGACCGAAATCACCCTCAACAAGCTGGCGGTTGATGCCGCCGGCGTAAGGCTGGATGCCTCGGGCAGCGTGTCGATCCCCGACGGCAGCACGGTGGAAACGCCGGTCGGCCAGATCTCGGCGCGGCTGGACGGCGCCAACGGGCTGATGGACAAGCTGGTGGAAATGGGCCTTGTGCAAAGCGACCAGCTGGCCGGCTTCCGCATGATGCTGGCGATGTTCGCCAAGCCTGCCGCCGAGGGCAGCGATGCGCTGGTCAGCCAGATCGAGTTCAAGCAGGGCGGCGAGATCTTTGCCAACGGGCAGAAGATCAAGTAACACTCGCCCCTGAACGACTGCGCGGGGGCCGGCCCAGTCCGGCCCCCGGCTTTTTCCAAGGCGAGATTTCCGCGATGGCTGACCGTGACGCCGCCGATCTGTCTCAGCTGACCGCGGCGCTGCTGGATGCCGCGCGCAAGGCCGGCGCGACCGAGGCGGATGCCGTCGCCGTTGCGGGCGAATCCCTGTCCGTGGATGTCCGGGGCGGCGCCCTGGAACATGCAGACCGCGCCGCCGCCGTGGAAATCGGTCTGCGTGTCCTGATCGGCGGCCGGCAGGCCTGCGTGTCGGCCAGCGACCGCAGCGCGCGCACCATCGCCGAGATGGCCGAACGCGCCGTGGCAATGGCGCGCGAGGCACCGGTCGATGACATGATCGGCCTTGCCGATCCGGCCGAACTGTCGCCCCAGCGCGATGCCTTGGGGCTTGATCTGGATGACGGGCTTGCCGCGCCGCAACCCGAGGCGCTGCTGGACCTCGCCTTGCGGGCCGAGGCGGCGGCGCTGGCGGTGGACGGGGTGCGCATGGCCGAATCCGCAGGCGCCTCGGCGATGCACCGGCGGCTGTGGATGGCGGGCACGAACGGCTTTTCGGGCGGTTACGGCCGCAGCAGCCACGGGATTTCGGCCGTCGCCATCACCGGCGAGGGCACGGGGATGGAACGGGACTGGGCCTCGGAATCCCGCGTCTGGCAGGATGACCTGCCCGCGCCCGAGGAGATCGGCCGGCGCGCGGGCGAGCGCGCCGTCGCCCGCCGCGGCGCGCGCAAGCCGCCGACCGGGGCCTTTCCGATCCTTTATGACGAACGCGTCGCCGCAACGCTGATCGCGCATCTGCTGTCGGCGGTGAATGGAACCGCGGTCGCACGGGGGGCAAGCTGGCTGCTGGGCGAGCTGGGCAATCCTGTCCTGCCCGCCGGCATGGACCTGATCGAAGACCCGCGCCTGCCGCGCCATCCCTCGTCGCGGCCCTTTGACGGCGAAGGGCTGCCGACCGCGCGGCGTGCCGTGGTTTCGGACGGGGTGCTTGCAGGCTGGACGCTGGACCTGGCGACGGGGCGCAAGCTGGGCATGCGCTCGACCGCCAGCGCGGTGCGTGGCACCTCGGCGCCGCCATCGCCCGGTGTGTCGAACATGATCCTGACCGCAGGTTCCGCCAGCCCGGCCGAGCTGATCCGCGACATGGGGCGCGGGCTGGTCGTCACCTCGATGCTGGGTGCGTCGATCAATCCGACCACGGGCGATTATTCCCGCGGCGCTGCCGGCTTCTGGGTCGAGAACGGGCAACTCGCCTATCCGGTGAACGAATGCACCATCGCCGGCAACCTGCGCGACATGCTGATGCGGATGACCCCTGCCAACGACCTGCCCGATTGGCGGACCCACCGGGTTCCCAGCCTGCTGGTCGAGGGAATGACCGTTGCCGGGCAGTGATCTGGACCTGATCCGCGCCACCGCCGAGGATGCCGGCCGCCTGGCCTTGGGATTCTGGCGGGGCGATTACCGCCACTGGGACAAGCAAGCGGGGCTTGGCCCCGTGTCCGAGGCCGATCTGGCCGTGAACGCCCGGATCGAGGCGCTGCTGCGCCCGGCCCGTCCCGATTACGGCTGGCTCAGCGAGGAAAGTCCCGATGATCCGGCGCGGCTGTCGGCGCGGCGCTGCTTTGTCATCGACCCGATCGACGGCACCCGCGCCTTCATCGACGGGGACGAAGGATTTGCCGTCTGCATCGCGGTGGTCGAGGATGGCCGCGCGCTGGCCGGCGTGGTCCATCTGCCGGCGCCGGGGCTGACCTATGCGGCCGGAGAGGGCGGGCCCGCGCTGCGCAATGGCGTGCCGATCCGCTGTTCGGACCCCACCGCCGCTGAAGGAGCGAGCGTGCTGGCGGCCAAGGCTGCGCTGGCCCCCGATCACTGGCGGGGCGGGCGGGTGCCGGGCCTCAGGCGGCATTTCCGGCCCGCGCTGGCCTGGCGGCTCTGCCTCGTGGCAGAGGGGCGGTTCGATGCGGCCCTGTCCGTCCGTCCCGTGTGGGACTGGGACATCGCCGCCGCCAGCCTGATCGCCGAACGGGCGGGCTGCCGCGTCACCGACCGCAGCGGCCGGGCCTTCGCGTTCAACAGCCCGTCGGCACGGGGCAACGGGCTGATCGCGGCAGGCCCGCGGCTGCACGGGGCGCTTGCCGCCGCCATCACAGAGGATGCAGCACGCCCATGAGCCGGCTTCCCCCGAGACACTGGACCGCCTGGCCGACGCGATCAGCTTTCATCCCGCCAATGAAAGCGGCCGCCTGTTCCGCGATGCGCTCGGCCGCTTTGCCACGGGTGTCACGGTGGTGACGACGCAAGGCCCTGCCGGCCCTGCCGGGATGACGGTCAACAGCTTTGCCAGCGTCTCGCTCGACCCGCCGCTGGTGCTGTGGTGCCCGGCCCGCACCTCATCGCGCCATGCGATCTTTGCCGGGGCGGCGGCATGGTCCGTCCATGTCCTGGGGGCCGAACAGCTGGACATCTGCCTGCGCTTCACCCGCAACGGCGCCGGGTTCGAGGGGCTGGAGCTGGGGCGCACCGCGCTCGGCACCCCCCTGATCCCCGGTGTCGCGGCGCGCTTTGACTGCACGACCGAGGCGGTGCATCCGGGGGGCGATCATACCGTGCTGATCGGGCGGGTGGCGCAGGTGACGGTCGGGGGGCCGGATGACCACCCGCTCGTCTTTGCCGCCGGCCGCTTTGGCGGCTTCGAGGCGGCGGGCTGACCCTCAGCTCGCCGGCGCGATCCTGATCTCGGGCAGCGGGTCGAGCGGGGGCAGGGGGTCGAGCGCGCCCGAGAACAGCGGGTCCAGCTTGGGCGTGGCGGTGCGGATCGTCCTGCCCGGCCCGCCGATCACCGCGATCTGCGCCGCCAGTTTCGAGATGGCCGCATTCTGCGCCGCCGCGATGGTCCCCGGCGTCATCACCGGGCCGGCCGACCGGCCCCCGGCAAGCGCGCCGATGCCGCTGCCGGCCGCGCGCTGCGTTACCGGCAGGGGCACCGTGATGTCGAAACTACGCGCCTGGTTGGCGCCGCCCGCGCTGGCGTTCGACACGTAATAGCGGCCCGACAGCCGATAGACGCCGTCGCGCTGCGCCAGCGCCTTTTCCACCCGCACCTCGATCTGCCGCCTGGCCGGTTCGGCCAGCGGCCATGGCGATGGAATCACGGTCGCCCCCGACAAGTCCGAAATCGCGCGCGCCAGCGTCTGGGTGAAGGCCCGTTCCGGCTTGTCGGCCCACAGGTTGCGCGGGTTCGACCGCACCGCGCCGTCGGCAGTCTGCCAGCTTATCTCGCCCGACGAGGCATATTCGGGCAGCGTGACCTCGCGCAGCTCGGCCGTGCCCAGGTTGTCAGCCACCCGCCCGGCCGGGGTGGGCGGGTCGATCAGGTAACGCCCGGTCTTTTCCGGGTTTGAGCAGCCCGCCAGCGCGACGGCTGCACAGATGAGGATCAAGGCAGGGCGCATGGTCTATCGTCCCAGGATGAAGGCGCGCGGATTGCGCTCGATGGTGGCGGCAAGGCTGGCGAGATTGTCGGCCGCGCGCCGCAACGAGCGGATGGCATTCAGGGTTTCGATGTTGAAGGTGCCCCGTTCGCCATAGGCCCCGATGACGCCGTCCGCGCGCGCCGCCAGCGCCTGGAAGCGGGCGGACAGCTGCGGCAGGCTGTTTGCGGCCTGGGCCACCTGGTCCATGGCCCGCCGCGCGCTGGCCAGCGCGGCGTTGAGATTGCCGGCGGCATTGCCGCTGCGCAGATCGTTCAGCAGGCCCGATGCGGCCTTGAGCGTGTCAGACAGGTTGCGCGGCAGCTGCGCCGCATCCTCGGTTCCCAGCATGGCGCGCACGTCATCGATGACGCCCTTGGCCGATCCGCTGATCCCGCCCCAGTCGAATTCATCCAGCGATGTCGCCGCCGCGTCGATGCTGTCCACCATCTTGGGCAGGTTCACGGCCGCCTCGCGGATCGTCTTTGCCGCGCCCGCGGCGTCATCGGCGAACTGGCCGATCTTGGGTCCGACCCCCGCGGTTTTGAGGTCCGCGGCGATGGTGCCGATGTCCCCGGCCGCGCCCGCCACCTTGTCCACGGCCGCGCCCAGCTTGCCCGGCAGGGCGCGGGTGTCCTGCGAGGAAGCGACTGCCGTGATGCTGTCCATCATGTCCGAGGCGGATTTCAGCAGTTCCTCGATCTTGAGATTGCCGATGCGGTTCATCAGGCCCTGCGCATTGGCCGCAATGTTCGCGCTGTCCGCAGGCGCGGCCGGAATGACAGGGAAGGGCTGGGCATCGGCGGCGATCTGGGCGGGGCTGCTGGACGGCAGGTCAACCAGCTCGACGATCAGCGAGGTGCCCAGAAAGCCCGATCCGCTGATCCGGGCCCGCAAGCCCTGGGCCACACGTTCCGACAGGAAGGCCAGCGCATCGGCGGGCGTCGCGTTGTCGGCAAGCCCGAGCCGCTGGGGCGAGACTGCGATGGTGATGTCCTGAAGAACCTGGCGCGGCTGGCCCTCGGCGCCGCCGGCCACGCGCACAGACAGGCCGGTGACGCGCCCGACGGTCAGCCCTTGGAACTGCACGTCCGCCCCTTCGGCCAGCCCGCGCACTGCATCGGGCAAAAGGACGCTCAGCCGCAGTTCCTGATCGGGCGAGGCGGTGAACAGGCTCTTGCGGGCGGATTGCTCATCGGGCTGCAGTTCAAAGACATGCCCCGGCTCGACCGGCTGCCCGCCCGAGCTGAGCGTGGCGAATTCGGCGCCCCCCTGAACCAGCGAGGAAACCGACTGGACGTTCAGCGCAACCCCTTGCGGGCCCAGCGAAACCGAAAAGCCCGACGTGTCCCAGAACGCCGTCGCGGTGGTCAGCCGCTGGTCATGGGGGGATTCGATGAACACATCGGCGATGACCCGTTCATCCCCCTCGGCCAGGCGCAGGTTCTGCATGCGCCCCACCGCCAGACCGCGATAGAAGATGGGCGCCCCTTCGGTCATGCCCTTGGCATTGTTCGATGTCAGGGCATACCAGGTGCCCTTTTCGTTGCTGCGCGTCAGCGGCGCCCGGTCCAGCCCGTCATGGACGGCCTTGTCGGTGCTGCCCGGCTTGTCGTCCCACCAGCCCTCGATGAAGGCGCCGGTCAGGACGGTGTCCAGGCGCGAGATCCCCTGCGCCGAAACCTGCGGCCGCACGATCCAGAATTCGGCGTCGTCATCGATGAATTCGGCAATGCCCTTGTCCACCCGCAGATCCACGACGACGCGCTGCAGATCCTTGGTGAAGCGCACCGCCTCGACCTTGCCGACGGTGATCTCGCGGAACTTGAGGGCGGTTTCCCCCGGCGTGATGCCGGTGGCATCGCCAAAGGCGACCGAGACGAGCGTGCCGCGCCCGGTATAGGCGTTCCAGGCCAGCGCCAGCGTGACCAGCAGAGCCAGGATCGGCACCGCCCAGATGACCGATACGCCCGCCCGCGCGGCGCGCCCGGCGGTGCGGCGGATCGGACTGGCGGGGCGCAGCGGCGGGGATGGGGCAGGCCGCTCGGGCGGGGGGGCGTCGGTCATGCAGCGGTCCTGTCCGAGCGGTTTCTCAGCGGCAGGCCCCGCCATATCAGCCGCGGATCGAAGCTTTGCGCCGAAAGCATCGTGAATGCAACCGAAAGGGCAAAGCTGGCCGCGGCCGGGCCGGGCTGGATCGTGGCGACAAAGCCAAGCTGCACCAGCGCCGACAGGATCGCCACGACGAACACGTCGATCATCGACCAGCGCCCGATGAATTCGACCGCCTCAAGCGCGCGCAGGCGCATATGCGCCGCCTCGACCGTCGCCGGGCGGCCGGCCACGCGGGCCAGCCAGGCGATCACGATGAACTTGCCGATCGGCACGATGATAGATGCGACGAAGATGACCGCCGCCACCCCGTAGTTGCGGTATTCCAGCAGCTGCACCACCCCGCCGAAGATGGTGGCGTCCGAACTGCCGTGCAGCCCGGCAAAGGTCTGCGTCTTCAGCATCGGCAGCAGGTTGGCCGGCACATAGAAGACCAGCCCCGCCAGCAGCCAGGCCCAGACGGCCTGCAGGCTGGCGCGGTCGGGCGTGTGCAGCGCGGCGCCGCAGCGGCCGCAGCGGGCCTCTCCCTCGGGCCAGACGCGGCCGCAGCCGCGGCATCCGACCAGATGGGCGCGGTGCGCGGTCAGCAGCGGCGCATCCTCGCGCGCGGCATGAACGCCTGGGGCGCCGGGGGCGGCAGGGCGCGGCGGCATCAATCGCCCGCGCCCAGGGGGGCCGCGACGGTGCGGGCGGGGTCTGCCGCTGCGCGCGCGGCCGCGGCCGCGGCGAGATCGGGCACGACCTCGCGCCCGTCGGTGAAGGCGCCGCGATCCTCGAGCGTGTCCCAGATGGTCGTCGAGCAGGTGAACACGTTGCTGGCCGCGCTGACCAGGATCAGCGCGCAGAACGCCCAGAAGGCCGGACCGAGGCTGATATGGGCCAGCCCCGCCACCTTGATCATCGCGACCGAGGTGCCGATCACGAAGATTTCCGCCATCGACCAGGGGCGCAGCAGCTCGGACAGGCGGAACGCCTCGCCCGCGCGCGAGGCGGGGCTGCCTCCGCCGCGCATCGGCAGCAGCACATAGATCAGCAGCGCCGACCGGATCGCCGGCAGCCCGACGATGAAGGCCAGCACCGCCACCGCCAGCGGCATCAGCCAGCCATGGGCAAAGGCCATCGCCACCCCGAACAGCGAGGTGGCATTGCCCAGCCCCATGCGCGAGATTTCGAGGAACGGAAAGAACACCGCCGCGACCATCAGCACCATCGACGTGAAGGACAGGGCCACGATCTGGGTGAACGCCCCCTCGCGCGGGCGGGCAAGGACGCTGTGGCAGCGCACGCAGCGCGCGACTTCGCCCGCATGCAGCTCCGCCTCGACATGCAGGGCATCGCAGCGCGGGCAGGCGATCAGCCCCGCGCCGGTCTCGATGTCGTAATGGCCCGCCTCGATCATGGGGGGAAGATAGCCGGCCCGGACGCCCGTGCAAGTAGGGGCGGCCCCCGCCGCGCCCCGCGCCGGCCCGTTCCGGCGCGTCAAGGATGGAGGGAGACTGCGGCTTGCAGGGCGGCGGGCGGCTGCTAACATCGCCGCGCCTTGGGTGAGGGGGGAGCCATGCCCTATGACATCGTGATCGCCGGCGCGGGCAGCGCCGGCTGTGTGCTGGCCGCGCGCCTGTCCGAAGACCCTCGCCTGCGCGTCCTGCTGGTCGAGGCGGGGGGGCGCGACACCTATCCCTGGATCCATGTGCCGATCGGGTATCTTTACTGCATCGGCAATCCGCGCACGGACTGGATGTTCAAGACCGCGCCCGAGGCGGGGCTGAACGGGCGCGCGCTGCTGTATCCGCGCGGCCTGGGCCTGGGCGGGTGCAGCTCGATCAACGGGATGCTGTATCTGCGCGGGCAGGCGGCCGATTATGACGGCTGGCGGCAGATGGGCTGCACCGGCTGGGGCTGGGACGATGTGCAGCCGCTGTTCATCAGGTCCGAGGATTACTTTGCCGGCCCGTCCGAGCATCACGGCGCAGGCGGTCCCTGGCGGATCGAGCGTCAGCGCCTGCGCTGGGATATCCTCGACGACTGGGCGCGGGCGGCCGAGGCCGAGGGCATCCCCTGCGTCGAGGATTTCAACACCGGCGACAATGAGGGGGTCGGCTATTTCAAGGTCAGCCAGAAGAACGGCTTTCGCATGTCGGCCGCGCGCGCCTTTCTGCGCCCGGCCATGCGCCGGCCGAACCTGACCGTGCTGACCCACCGCCATGTCCGCCGCGTGGTGTTCGAGGGGCGCCGCGCGGTCGGGCTTGAACTGTTCTCGGACGGCCGGGCCGAGATCGTGCGCGGCGGCCAGGTCATCCTGTGCGCCGGGGCGGTCGGCACGCCGCAGATCCTGCAATTGTCCGGGATCGGGCCGGGGGCGCTGCTGCAGGACATGGGCATCGGGGTGCTGCGCGATGCCCCGGTGGGCGAGAACCTGCAGGACCATTTGCAGCTGCGCTGCGCCTGGAAGGTGTCGGACGCGCGGACGCTGAACCAGCTTGCCCGCCGCTGGTGGGGCAAGGGCAGGATCGGCGCGGAATACCTGCTGCGCCGGACCGGCCCGATGAGCATGGCGCCCAGCCAGCTGGGGGCCTTTTCCCGCTCGTCGCCCGACATGGCCACGCCCGACCTGGAATGGCATGTCCAGCCGCTCAGCCTCGAGGCGTTCGGCCAGCCGCTGCATGATTTCCCCGCCATCACCGCCAGCGTGTGCCACCTGCGCCCCGAAAGCCGCGGCCATGTGCGCATCGGCTCGCCCGATCCGATGCGCGCGCCGGTGATCGCGCCGAACTACCTGTCCACGCCCGGCGACCGGATCGTGGCCGCCCGCGCGATCCGGCGCACCCGCGCGATCATGGAAAACCCCGCCATGGCCCGCTATCGCCCGCAGGAATTCAGGCCGGGGCCCGAATACCGCTCGGACGAGGCGCTTGCCCGGGCCGCCGGGATGGTCGGATCGACCATCTTTCACCCCGTGGGCACCGCCCGGATGGGCGCGGACGAGGGGGCTGTCGTCGATCCGCGGCTGCGGGTGCGGGGGGTCGATGGGCTGCGCGTGGTGGACGCCTCGGTGATGCCCACGATCACCTCGGGCAACACCAATGCGCCCACGATCATGATCGCCGAAAAGGCGGCCATCATGATCGCCGAGGAAATCCGCGGCATTTGATCTGTTAACCGCCGGGAAACCGCAAGGCTGCTAGGACCGGCGCCGGGCAGTCAGGGGGTCCACATGCCGGCGGACAGGGGCACGCGGCCCATCATCATCAGGCGCATCGAGGAGGGCGGCGAGGCCGGCCACCACGGCGGCGCGTGGAAGGTCGCCTATGCCGACTTCGTGACGGCGATGATGGCCTTTTTCCTGCTGATGTGGCTGCTGAACGCGACCACCGAGAAACAGCGCCAGGGCCTGGCGGATTATTTCGACCCAACCATCGTGCGGTCGGACTCAGGCGGCACCGATGGGGTCGAGGGCACCAGCGCCCCGCCCGACGACCACCCGGCCACCGACGCCCAGTTGCAGCAGATGGCCAGGCAGCTGCAGGACGCGCTGACCGGCAGCGGCGCTGAATCGATGCAGCGTGTCAATCTGCTGCGCCATGTCGTCACGAGGATGACCGATGAGGGGCTGGTGATCGAGCTGGGCGATGTGGTGAACGAGCCGCTTTTCGCCGGCGACACCGCCGAGCCGACCCCCGTGATGCGCGAGTTGACCGGCATCCTGGCCATGGTGCTGGACCGGGTCAGGAACCGCGTCGCGATCAGCGGCCATGTGCGCGGCTTTCCCCGGATGCTGATCGAAAACCCGGCCTGGCCGCTGTCGGATGGCCGGGCACAGGCCACGCGCGCCCTGCTGGAGGCAGCCCGGCTGGACGAGCGGCGCATCCAGCGCGTGACCGCCTTTGGCGACAGGATGGCCCGCAGCGGCAATCCGATGGACCCGTCCAACAACCGGATCGAAGTGATTTTACTCAGATAGCGGTGGCGCGCGGCCCGGCGTTAGCCGGAAATTAAGCCTTGGCGTGCACCGTGACCGCAACGACGACTCAAGCAGGATGATCCCATGACGATTTCCTCGTCCCTCAATGCCAGCGTCGCGGGTCTTGCCGCCAACGCCACGCGGCTGGCCGGCATTTCGGACAACATCGCCAATTCGGGGACGAACGGCTACAAGCGCGTTTCGACCGAATTCGACAGCATGGTCATCAACCAGGCGCGCGGGGCGGGGATCTATTCGGCCGGCGGGGTCAGGGCGACGGCCTCGCGGCTGATCGACGAAAAGGGGGCGCTGGTGTCGTCCTCGAACGCGCTCGACCTGGCGGTGTCGGGGCGCGGCTTCCTGCCGGTGATGCCCTCGGCGATGATGGGGTCGGGCCTTGGCAGCACGCCGATGATGATGACCTCCACGGGTTCATTCCGCCCCGATGCGGACGGCGTCCTGCGGACCCAGTCCGGCCTTGTGCTGATGGGCTGGCCCGCCAATTCGGACGGGCGGATTCCGGTGAATTCGCGGGATTCGGTCGGCGGCCTGCAGCCGGTCGTGCTCAACATGAACCAGACCTCGGCCAACCCGACGACGACGATGTCGCTGAACATCAACCTGCCCGCAGCAGATACCAAGCAGGGCGCGGCGGCCACGTCATGGCCCACCAAGGCCGAATATTTCGGCAATCTGGGAAGTTCGGAAAGCCTGGACATCACCTTTGTCCCCGTCCCTTCGACGCAGGCCGGGCA encodes the following:
- a CDS encoding GMC family oxidoreductase, which translates into the protein MPYDIVIAGAGSAGCVLAARLSEDPRLRVLLVEAGGRDTYPWIHVPIGYLYCIGNPRTDWMFKTAPEAGLNGRALLYPRGLGLGGCSSINGMLYLRGQAADYDGWRQMGCTGWGWDDVQPLFIRSEDYFAGPSEHHGAGGPWRIERQRLRWDILDDWARAAEAEGIPCVEDFNTGDNEGVGYFKVSQKNGFRMSAARAFLRPAMRRPNLTVLTHRHVRRVVFEGRRAVGLELFSDGRAEIVRGGQVILCAGAVGTPQILQLSGIGPGALLQDMGIGVLRDAPVGENLQDHLQLRCAWKVSDARTLNQLARRWWGKGRIGAEYLLRRTGPMSMAPSQLGAFSRSSPDMATPDLEWHVQPLSLEAFGQPLHDFPAITASVCHLRPESRGHVRIGSPDPMRAPVIAPNYLSTPGDRIVAARAIRRTRAIMENPAMARYRPQEFRPGPEYRSDEALARAAGMVGSTIFHPVGTARMGADEGAVVDPRLRVRGVDGLRVVDASVMPTITSGNTNAPTIMIAEKAAIMIAEEIRGI
- a CDS encoding flagellar motor protein MotB, whose translation is MPADRGTRPIIIRRIEEGGEAGHHGGAWKVAYADFVTAMMAFFLLMWLLNATTEKQRQGLADYFDPTIVRSDSGGTDGVEGTSAPPDDHPATDAQLQQMARQLQDALTGSGAESMQRVNLLRHVVTRMTDEGLVIELGDVVNEPLFAGDTAEPTPVMRELTGILAMVLDRVRNRVAISGHVRGFPRMLIENPAWPLSDGRAQATRALLEAARLDERRIQRVTAFGDRMARSGNPMDPSNNRIEVILLR
- a CDS encoding flagellar hook protein FlgE produces the protein MTISSSLNASVAGLAANATRLAGISDNIANSGTNGYKRVSTEFDSMVINQARGAGIYSAGGVRATASRLIDEKGALVSSSNALDLAVSGRGFLPVMPSAMMGSGLGSTPMMMTSTGSFRPDADGVLRTQSGLVLMGWPANSDGRIPVNSRDSVGGLQPVVLNMNQTSANPTTTMSLNINLPAADTKQGAAATSWPTKAEYFGNLGSSESLDITFVPVPSTQAGQMSNTWRMEIRDSASPAGSNLVGSYQLVFDDSKERGGRLASVTRLSGGAYDANDGTLSLTVAGGPMTVRIGRPNDQNGLTQLDSAFKPTVTKDGSPAGSVTAVEVDENGMMKATYDTGFVRTLYQIPLVDVPNPNGLLSLNNQAYQISPSSGSFFLWDAGDGPTSSIMGYALEGSTTDVAAELTDLIQTQRAYSSNAKVIQTVDEMLQETTNIKR